One window of Bactrocera tryoni isolate S06 chromosome 2, CSIRO_BtryS06_freeze2, whole genome shotgun sequence genomic DNA carries:
- the LOC120769376 gene encoding uncharacterized protein LOC120769376 — MDREILEFFSRDIVDGDGLTPEIGLSTTAEMVDVTIEDEGDATANIGLDANADSLDIFEVEAMGQMLEVVPNKQRPKQRTNQSCVEEASSLIENHHAQLKEILERQHEEHMGVLNGIHDTLRALLETMTGATVA, encoded by the exons ATGGACCGGGAAATTCTGGAGTTTTTTTCCAGGGACATTGTGGACGGTGATGGGCTCACTCCCGAAATTGGTTTGTCG ACAACTGCTGAAATGGTCGATGTTACCATTGAGGATGAGGGTGATGCTACTGCCAACATTGGGTTGGAT GCAAACGCGGACAGTTTGGACATCTTCGAAGTGGAGGCAATGGGTCAGATGCTTGAGGTTGTGCCAAACAAACAGCGACCCAAACAGCGCACAAACCAAAGCTGTGTGGAAGAGGCGAGCAGTCTCATTGAAAATCACCATGCGCAGCTGAAAGAGATTTTGGAGAGACAACACGAGGAGCACATGGGTGTTTTAAATGGAATTCACGATACACTGAGAGCTCTGCTGGAAACCATGACGGGAG CGACTGTTGCATAA